Proteins found in one Amycolatopsis aidingensis genomic segment:
- a CDS encoding L-threonylcarbamoyladenylate synthase: MSALYDCNERESRTEGLAAAAGAVRSGRLVVLPTDTVYGIGADAFDTTAVHALLQAKNRGPDMPVGVLVGSWSTVDGLTLGVPPQARALIEAFWPGDLSIVLPHAPSLSWNLGSTRGTVMVRMPLHPVALDLLREVGPMAVSSANVSGRPPASTAEQAREQLGESVAVYLDGGPSGDPVPSTIVDLTGDAPVLLREGAVSAAAVSEVLGMPVQGRDD, from the coding sequence ATGAGCGCCCTGTACGACTGTAACGAGCGGGAGAGCAGGACCGAAGGCCTCGCGGCCGCGGCGGGTGCCGTGCGTTCCGGCCGGCTGGTCGTGCTGCCGACCGACACGGTGTACGGCATCGGTGCCGACGCCTTCGACACCACGGCGGTGCACGCGCTGTTGCAGGCCAAGAACCGGGGGCCGGACATGCCGGTGGGCGTACTGGTCGGCTCATGGTCCACAGTGGACGGACTCACGCTCGGCGTGCCGCCGCAGGCCCGCGCGCTGATCGAGGCGTTCTGGCCCGGTGACCTCTCCATCGTGCTGCCGCACGCGCCGAGCCTGAGCTGGAACCTCGGCAGCACCCGGGGCACCGTGATGGTGCGCATGCCGCTGCATCCGGTCGCGCTGGACCTGCTGCGTGAGGTCGGGCCGATGGCGGTCTCCAGCGCCAACGTCTCCGGGAGGCCGCCCGCGAGCACCGCGGAGCAGGCCAGGGAGCAGCTCGGCGAATCGGTGGCGGTGTACCTGGACGGTGGCCCCAGTGGGGACCCGGTTCCCTCGACCATCGTCGACCTGACCGGCGACGCGCCGGTGCTGCTGCGCGAGGGTGCGGTCAGCGCGGCGGCGGTTTCCGAGGTGCTCGGTATGCCGGTGCAGGGCAGGGACGACTAG
- a CDS encoding glycosyltransferase family 4 protein: MTPTVSAGLPIREYILVALISAAVTFLLTGLIRRFAIKAGAIATPRARDVHVIPIPRMGGLAMYLGVLGGMALAHQLPALRRAFEYSFDPVGVLLGGGVIVLIGALDDRFELDAWTKLAGQVMCAGILVIFGVQWNTFWVPWGGNEEVLGSVLQLDNNQGGLLAVLLVVVMVNAMNFVDGLDGLAGGLGFIAAAATCAFSLGLLATSGGDVGSYPPALIAATLAGACLGFLPHNFQPAKIFMGDSGSMMIGLMLAAASTSASGKINYLTFSPSDTLALMSPLLVVAAVLFLPLLDLMLAVIRRTRRGESPFAADKMHLHHRLLEIGHSQRRAVLLIYLWAGLLAFGAVSVTLFDSTIVFWLVAAGLLLAALISAVPRLKSRNQQGVP; encoded by the coding sequence GTGACTCCGACCGTCAGCGCAGGGCTCCCGATCCGGGAGTACATCCTCGTCGCGCTCATCTCGGCCGCGGTGACCTTCCTGCTCACCGGGCTGATCCGCCGGTTCGCGATCAAGGCGGGCGCGATCGCCACCCCGCGGGCCCGCGATGTGCACGTCATCCCGATCCCCCGGATGGGCGGGCTGGCGATGTACCTCGGGGTGCTCGGCGGGATGGCGCTGGCCCACCAGCTGCCCGCGTTGCGCCGCGCATTCGAGTACTCCTTCGACCCGGTCGGGGTGCTGCTCGGCGGGGGCGTGATCGTGCTGATCGGCGCGCTGGACGACCGTTTCGAACTGGACGCCTGGACCAAGCTGGCCGGTCAGGTCATGTGCGCGGGGATCCTGGTGATCTTCGGGGTGCAGTGGAACACCTTCTGGGTGCCATGGGGCGGCAACGAGGAGGTGCTCGGCTCGGTCCTGCAGCTGGACAACAACCAGGGCGGGCTGCTGGCCGTGCTGCTCGTGGTCGTGATGGTCAACGCGATGAACTTCGTGGACGGCCTGGACGGCCTCGCGGGCGGGCTCGGCTTCATCGCCGCGGCCGCGACCTGCGCCTTCTCCCTCGGCCTGCTCGCCACCTCAGGGGGAGACGTCGGTAGCTACCCACCGGCGCTGATCGCGGCCACCCTTGCCGGGGCCTGCCTCGGCTTCCTGCCGCACAACTTCCAGCCCGCCAAGATCTTCATGGGCGACTCCGGCTCCATGATGATCGGGCTGATGCTGGCCGCGGCCAGCACCTCGGCCTCCGGCAAGATCAACTACCTCACCTTCAGTCCCTCCGACACGCTGGCCCTGATGTCCCCGCTGCTGGTCGTGGCCGCGGTGCTGTTCCTGCCGCTGCTGGACCTGATGCTGGCGGTGATCCGGCGGACCCGCCGGGGGGAGAGCCCGTTCGCCGCGGACAAGATGCATCTGCACCACCGGCTGCTGGAGATCGGGCATTCCCAGCGGCGGGCCGTCCTGCTGATCTACCTGTGGGCAGGCCTGCTGGCCTTCGGCGCGGTCTCGGTGACCCTGTTCGACAGCACCATCGTGTTCTGGCTCGTCGCAGCGGGCCTCCTGCTGGCGGCGCTGATCTCCGCGGTGCCTAGACTGAAGTCGAGGAACCAGCAGGGAGTGCCGTAG
- the atpB gene encoding F0F1 ATP synthase subunit A, which translates to MGALVLAEGGEFVPPGVETLFPPAIGLGITKPMVLLVLALVIVSAFFLLSSRNLKLVPGKFQFAAESVYDLARNNIARDQIGSKDFRAFIPLILALFSFILVNNLFGIIPLVQFPTFAHFGFPLALSLLVVYPVYHFVGFRRHGFGGYLKHQLMPPGAPGFVMPLLIVLEFVQKFVFNPITLAIRVFAAMFAGHLLLALFAVAGEYLVVEAGAALKPVGVVSFLFGLVLFFVEALIQVVQAYVFAVLSAGYIGMALAEDH; encoded by the coding sequence TTGGGCGCGCTGGTACTAGCCGAAGGTGGCGAGTTCGTCCCTCCGGGTGTTGAGACCCTTTTCCCGCCCGCCATCGGGCTCGGCATCACCAAGCCGATGGTGCTGCTGGTCCTGGCGTTGGTCATCGTGTCCGCGTTCTTCCTGCTCAGCTCGCGCAACCTGAAGCTGGTGCCAGGGAAGTTCCAGTTCGCGGCCGAGTCGGTGTACGACCTGGCCCGGAACAACATCGCGCGGGACCAGATCGGCTCGAAGGACTTTCGCGCGTTCATCCCCCTGATCCTGGCGTTGTTCAGCTTCATTCTGGTGAACAACCTTTTCGGGATCATCCCGCTCGTGCAGTTCCCGACGTTCGCGCACTTCGGCTTCCCACTCGCACTCTCGCTGCTGGTCGTTTACCCGGTTTACCACTTCGTCGGCTTCCGGCGGCACGGATTCGGCGGCTATCTGAAGCACCAGTTGATGCCCCCTGGCGCGCCCGGGTTCGTCATGCCGCTGCTGATTGTGCTCGAGTTCGTCCAGAAGTTCGTCTTCAACCCCATCACGTTGGCCATCCGGGTTTTCGCCGCGATGTTCGCAGGGCACCTGCTGTTGGCGCTGTTCGCGGTCGCCGGTGAGTACCTGGTGGTGGAGGCGGGCGCGGCACTCAAGCCGGTCGGGGTGGTTTCGTTTCTGTTCGGCCTCGTGCTGTTCTTCGTGGAAGCCCTGATTCAGGTGGTGCAGGCCTACGTGTTCGCCGTGCTGTCCGCGGGTTACATCGGTATGGCGCTGGCCGAGGACCACTGA
- a CDS encoding ATP synthase subunit c family protein, with protein MSNIVLAQEAVNLNQGLAAIGYGLAAIGPGIGVGLVWAAVINGTARQPEAQGKLMGIGWTTFALSEVLALLGFIVYFIASA; from the coding sequence GTGAGCAACATTGTTCTCGCGCAGGAGGCCGTGAACCTCAACCAGGGTCTCGCCGCGATCGGTTATGGCCTGGCCGCGATCGGTCCCGGTATCGGTGTGGGTCTGGTGTGGGCCGCCGTCATCAACGGCACCGCCCGGCAGCCGGAAGCCCAGGGCAAGCTGATGGGTATCGGCTGGACCACGTTCGCGCTGAGCGAGGTGCTCGCCCTGCTCGGCTTCATCGTGTACTTCATCGCTTCTGCCTGA
- a CDS encoding F0F1 ATP synthase subunit B, producing the protein MVLAAEEVNPVIPHVSEIILGLVGFLILLWLLKKFAVPRFEKLYEERTEKIEGGIEKAEKAQAAAEQALEQYKAQLAEARTEAAKIRDDARVEAEQIKEELRAEAQEEARRIVSQGEAQLQAQKAQIIAELRAELGRNSVELASRIIGESLEDEARRRGTIDRFLNELETSGNGAAGART; encoded by the coding sequence ATGGTGCTGGCGGCCGAGGAAGTCAACCCGGTTATTCCGCACGTCTCCGAGATCATTCTCGGGCTGGTCGGTTTTCTCATCCTGCTGTGGCTGCTGAAGAAGTTCGCGGTTCCGCGCTTCGAGAAGCTGTACGAGGAACGCACGGAGAAGATCGAGGGCGGCATCGAGAAGGCCGAGAAGGCCCAGGCCGCGGCCGAGCAGGCGCTGGAGCAGTACAAGGCGCAGCTGGCAGAGGCACGGACCGAGGCGGCCAAGATCCGCGACGACGCCAGGGTGGAGGCCGAGCAGATCAAGGAAGAGCTGCGGGCCGAGGCCCAGGAGGAGGCCAGGCGGATCGTCTCGCAGGGCGAGGCGCAGCTGCAGGCGCAGAAGGCGCAGATCATCGCCGAGCTGCGGGCCGAGCTCGGACGCAACTCGGTCGAGCTGGCCAGCCGGATCATCGGTGAGTCCCTCGAGGACGAGGCCCGCCGCCGCGGCACGATCGACCGGTTCCTCAACGAGCTCGAGACCAGTGGCAACGGTGCGGCCGGGGCAAGGACGTAG
- a CDS encoding F0F1 ATP synthase subunit delta: MTLHAASREALAAAETRLDEVLADAGADPSAVGEELLSVVGLLTREVGLRRAVGDGSSEPGARTRLVRSLLEGKVSEPTLTVLDTVAGARWSSPRELVDGLESLGRSALLTSAERAGSLATVEDQLFRIARIVASEPELDRALSDRTAPEQARRGLVRNLFDGKVDQVAVIMVEQLVSRLRGRGIGRGLDHLVGLAAQRRERSVAHVTAASELSEEQQDRLAERLRQIYGRPMALHVERDPSVGGGLLIRVGDEVIDGTSAGRIAALRRQLAG; this comes from the coding sequence ATGACGCTGCATGCTGCTAGCCGCGAAGCACTGGCCGCCGCCGAGACCCGCCTGGACGAGGTGCTGGCCGACGCCGGGGCGGATCCTTCCGCCGTCGGCGAGGAGCTGCTGTCCGTGGTCGGCCTGCTGACCAGGGAGGTCGGGCTGCGCAGGGCCGTCGGCGACGGTTCCTCCGAGCCCGGTGCCCGCACCCGGCTGGTCCGGTCCCTGCTCGAGGGAAAGGTCTCCGAACCGACCCTGACGGTGCTGGACACCGTGGCCGGTGCCCGGTGGTCCAGCCCGCGTGAGCTGGTCGACGGGCTGGAGTCCCTCGGCCGCTCCGCGCTGCTGACCAGTGCGGAGCGTGCGGGCAGCCTGGCCACAGTGGAGGACCAGCTCTTCCGAATCGCCCGTATCGTGGCGAGCGAGCCAGAACTGGACCGGGCGCTGTCCGACCGGACCGCACCCGAGCAGGCCCGCCGCGGGCTGGTGCGGAACCTGTTCGACGGCAAGGTGGACCAGGTCGCCGTGATCATGGTCGAGCAGCTGGTTTCGCGGCTGCGCGGCCGCGGTATCGGGCGTGGGCTGGACCACCTGGTGGGACTGGCCGCGCAGCGCAGGGAGCGGTCGGTGGCACACGTGACGGCCGCAAGCGAGCTGTCCGAGGAGCAGCAGGACCGGCTGGCCGAGCGGCTGCGGCAGATCTACGGCCGGCCGATGGCCCTGCACGTCGAACGCGACCCGAGCGTCGGCGGTGGCCTGCTGATCAGGGTCGGTGACGAGGTCATCGACGGTACGTCGGCGGGCCGCATCGCGGCGCTGCGCCGTCAGCTCGCCGGCTGA
- the atpA gene encoding F0F1 ATP synthase subunit alpha, with product MAELTISSDEIANAIENYVSSYSPDVSREEVGTVIDTGDGVAHVEGLPSTMANELLEFPGGVLGVALNLEPRQIGVVILGDFETIQEGQEVKRTGRILSIPVGENFLGRTINPLGQPLDGLGDIESSDNRALELQAASVVQRQPVSEPLQTGITAIDAMTPIGRGQRQLIIGDRKTGKTTVCVDTIINQKRNWESGDPSQQVRCIYVAVGQKGTTIAGVRKTLEDAGALEYTTIVAAPASDSAGFKWLAPFAGAALGQQWMYEGKHVLIVFDDLTKQAEAYRALSLLLRRPPGREAFPGDVFYLHSRLLERCAKLNDELGGGSLTGLPVIETKANDISAYIPTNVISITDGQCFFQSDLFNSGQRPAVDVTTSVSRVGGDAQIKAMKTVAGSLRIDLSQYQELQAFAAFASDLDPTSKAQLDRGARLYEMLKQPQNSPIAVEHQIISVWLGTNGHFDDVPTEDVARFNNELMANLRHKHDDILTEIREQKKWTEEIAERVAAATNEFKKGFTTSEGKPLVNEAQAEAMEADKVGQETVKVNKPAPKK from the coding sequence ATGGCGGAGCTGACGATCTCCTCGGATGAGATCGCCAACGCGATCGAGAACTACGTCTCGAGTTACTCCCCGGACGTGAGCCGGGAAGAGGTCGGCACGGTCATCGACACCGGTGACGGTGTTGCCCACGTCGAGGGTCTGCCCTCGACGATGGCCAACGAGCTGCTGGAGTTCCCCGGCGGCGTCCTCGGGGTGGCCCTGAACCTGGAGCCGCGCCAGATCGGTGTCGTCATCCTCGGTGACTTCGAGACCATCCAGGAAGGCCAGGAGGTCAAGCGCACCGGCCGGATCCTCTCGATCCCGGTCGGCGAGAACTTCCTCGGCCGGACCATCAACCCGCTGGGCCAGCCGCTGGACGGCCTCGGCGACATCGAGTCCTCCGACAACCGCGCGCTCGAGCTGCAGGCCGCCTCGGTGGTGCAGCGCCAGCCGGTGAGCGAGCCGCTGCAGACCGGTATCACCGCGATCGACGCGATGACCCCGATCGGCCGTGGCCAGCGGCAGCTGATCATCGGTGACCGTAAGACCGGTAAGACCACGGTCTGCGTGGACACGATCATCAACCAGAAGCGCAACTGGGAGTCCGGCGACCCCAGCCAGCAGGTGCGCTGCATCTACGTCGCGGTCGGCCAGAAGGGCACGACCATCGCCGGGGTGCGCAAGACGCTGGAGGACGCGGGCGCGCTGGAGTACACCACCATCGTGGCCGCCCCCGCTTCGGACTCCGCAGGCTTCAAGTGGCTGGCCCCGTTCGCCGGTGCCGCGCTCGGCCAGCAGTGGATGTACGAGGGCAAGCACGTCCTGATCGTCTTCGACGACCTCACCAAGCAGGCCGAGGCCTACCGCGCGCTCTCGCTGCTGCTGCGCCGCCCGCCGGGCCGCGAGGCGTTCCCCGGCGACGTCTTCTACTTGCACTCCCGCCTGCTGGAGCGCTGCGCCAAGCTGAACGACGAGCTGGGCGGTGGCTCGCTGACCGGGCTGCCGGTCATCGAGACCAAGGCCAACGACATCTCGGCCTACATCCCGACCAACGTGATCTCGATCACCGACGGGCAGTGCTTCTTCCAGTCCGACCTGTTCAACTCCGGCCAGCGGCCTGCGGTGGACGTGACGACCTCGGTGTCCAGGGTCGGTGGTGACGCGCAGATCAAGGCGATGAAGACCGTCGCGGGTTCGCTGCGGATCGACCTCTCCCAGTACCAGGAGCTGCAGGCCTTCGCGGCCTTCGCCTCCGATCTCGACCCGACCTCCAAGGCGCAGCTGGACCGTGGTGCCCGGCTGTACGAGATGCTCAAGCAGCCGCAGAACTCGCCGATCGCGGTGGAGCACCAGATCATCTCGGTGTGGCTGGGCACCAACGGTCACTTCGACGATGTGCCCACCGAGGACGTGGCCCGGTTCAACAACGAGCTGATGGCCAACCTGCGGCACAAGCACGACGACATCCTGACCGAGATCCGCGAGCAGAAGAAGTGGACCGAGGAGATCGCCGAGCGGGTCGCCGCCGCCACCAACGAGTTCAAGAAGGGCTTCACCACCTCCGAGGGCAAGCCGCTGGTGAACGAGGCCCAGGCCGAGGCCATGGAAGCCGACAAGGTCGGGCAGGAGACCGTGAAGGTCAACAAGCCCGCGCCGAAGAAGTGA
- a CDS encoding F0F1 ATP synthase subunit gamma: MAQLRELRQKVKATKAIGKITKAQELIATSRIGKAQARVEAARPYADEITKVLSALATAASTLDDPLLTARENPTRVAVLVVTSDSGQCGGYNANVQRTTEELLSLLREQGKEPVLYVTGSKGLGYYRFRGREIQQYWTGFSQRPHYTDAAEIGSTLVQAFLAGADDEGGAPGPDGVLGVDELHIVYTEFRSMLTQTPVAKRVAPLEVEYSDGSAEAAEAAGLASSYEFEPNAEKLLGALLPKYINTRIFSALLEAAASELAARRTAMKAASDNAQELVETYTRLANQARQAQITQEISEIVGGANALAAVGSDD, encoded by the coding sequence ATGGCCCAACTTCGTGAACTCCGGCAGAAGGTCAAGGCGACCAAGGCGATCGGCAAGATCACCAAGGCCCAGGAGCTGATCGCCACATCCCGGATCGGTAAGGCGCAGGCCAGGGTGGAGGCCGCCCGGCCATACGCCGACGAGATCACCAAGGTGCTCTCCGCGCTGGCTACCGCGGCGTCCACACTGGACGACCCGTTGCTGACCGCAAGGGAGAACCCGACCAGGGTCGCCGTGCTGGTGGTCACCAGCGACAGCGGCCAGTGCGGTGGGTACAACGCCAACGTGCAGCGGACCACCGAGGAACTGCTGTCCCTGCTGCGGGAGCAGGGAAAGGAGCCGGTGCTCTACGTGACCGGCAGCAAGGGTCTCGGGTACTACCGGTTCCGTGGGCGCGAGATCCAGCAGTACTGGACCGGGTTCTCCCAGCGGCCGCACTACACCGACGCAGCCGAGATCGGTTCCACCCTGGTGCAGGCGTTCCTCGCCGGCGCGGACGACGAGGGCGGCGCCCCCGGCCCTGACGGGGTGCTCGGCGTGGACGAGCTGCACATCGTCTACACCGAGTTCCGCTCCATGCTCACCCAGACCCCGGTTGCCAAGCGGGTCGCGCCGCTCGAGGTGGAGTACTCCGACGGCTCGGCCGAGGCCGCGGAGGCCGCCGGGCTGGCGTCCTCGTACGAGTTCGAGCCGAATGCGGAGAAGCTGCTCGGCGCGCTGCTGCCGAAGTACATCAACACGCGGATCTTCTCGGCGCTGCTGGAAGCGGCGGCCTCCGAGCTGGCCGCGCGGCGGACCGCGATGAAGGCCGCATCGGACAACGCACAAGAGCTGGTGGAGACCTACACGCGGCTGGCGAACCAGGCGCGCCAGGCCCAGATCACCCAGGAGATCAGCGAAATCGTCGGCGGTGCTAACGCGCTTGCCGCTGTAGGAAGTGATGACTGA
- the atpD gene encoding F0F1 ATP synthase subunit beta — MTATETAPTALKGRIVSVTGPVVDVEFPRGAVPDQFNALKVDIGFEQLRKTVTLEVAQHLGDNMVRTISLQPQDGLVRGAEVTDTGGPITVPVGDKVKGHVYNALGDCLDEPGYGADLERWGIHRKPPAFDQLEGKTEMLETGLKVIDLLTPYVQGGKIGLFGGAGVGKTVLIKEMITRVARNFGGTSVFAGVGERTREGTDLFLEMSEDGVINDTALVFGQMDEPPGTRMRVALSALTMAEYFRDVQNQDVLLFIDNIFRFTQAGQEVSTLLGRMPSAVGYQPTLADEMGTLQERITSTRGRSITSMQAIYVPADDYTDPAPATTFAHLDATTELSRSVFQKGIFPAVDPLASTSTILDPAIVGEDHYRVASEVIRILQKYKELQDIIAILGMDELSEEDKLTVNRARRIERFLSQNMLVAEAFTQIPGSTVPLSETIESFDKITKGDFDHYPEQAFLGIGGLEDLEKKYHEITKK; from the coding sequence ATGACTGCCACTGAAACCGCCCCAACCGCGCTCAAGGGCCGGATCGTCTCGGTGACCGGCCCGGTCGTCGACGTCGAGTTCCCCCGGGGCGCGGTACCTGACCAGTTCAACGCGCTGAAGGTCGACATCGGGTTCGAGCAGCTGCGCAAGACGGTGACCCTGGAGGTCGCCCAGCACCTCGGCGACAACATGGTGCGGACCATTTCGCTGCAGCCGCAGGACGGCCTGGTGCGTGGCGCCGAGGTCACCGACACCGGCGGCCCGATCACCGTGCCGGTCGGCGACAAGGTCAAGGGGCACGTCTACAACGCCCTCGGCGACTGCCTTGACGAGCCGGGCTACGGCGCCGACCTTGAGCGGTGGGGTATCCACCGCAAGCCGCCTGCCTTCGACCAGCTCGAGGGCAAGACGGAGATGCTGGAGACCGGCCTGAAGGTCATCGACCTGCTCACCCCGTACGTGCAGGGTGGCAAGATCGGCCTGTTCGGCGGCGCGGGCGTCGGCAAGACGGTGCTGATCAAGGAGATGATCACCCGTGTCGCCAGGAACTTCGGTGGCACCTCGGTGTTCGCCGGGGTCGGCGAGCGCACCCGTGAGGGCACCGACCTGTTCCTCGAGATGAGCGAGGACGGGGTCATCAACGACACCGCGCTCGTCTTCGGCCAGATGGACGAGCCGCCCGGTACCCGTATGCGGGTCGCGCTGTCCGCGCTGACCATGGCGGAGTACTTCCGCGATGTGCAGAACCAGGACGTGCTGCTGTTCATCGACAACATCTTCCGGTTCACCCAGGCGGGCCAGGAGGTCTCCACCCTGCTCGGCCGGATGCCCTCGGCGGTGGGTTACCAGCCGACGCTGGCCGACGAGATGGGCACGCTGCAGGAGCGGATCACCTCGACCCGGGGCCGGTCGATCACCTCGATGCAGGCGATCTACGTCCCTGCGGACGACTACACCGACCCGGCGCCCGCGACCACCTTCGCCCACCTGGACGCGACCACCGAGCTGTCCCGGTCGGTGTTCCAGAAGGGCATCTTCCCCGCGGTGGACCCGCTGGCCTCCACCTCCACCATCCTGGACCCGGCGATCGTCGGTGAGGACCACTACCGGGTGGCCTCCGAGGTGATCCGGATCCTGCAGAAGTACAAGGAGCTGCAGGACATCATCGCGATTCTCGGGATGGACGAGCTGTCCGAGGAGGACAAGCTCACGGTGAACCGGGCCCGCCGGATCGAGCGGTTCCTCTCGCAGAACATGCTGGTCGCCGAGGCGTTCACGCAGATCCCCGGCTCCACGGTGCCGCTGTCGGAGACCATCGAGTCCTTCGACAAGATTACTAAGGGTGACTTCGACCACTACCCTGAGCAGGCGTTCCTCGGGATCGGTGGCCTGGAGGACCTCGAGAAGAAGTACCACGAAATCACCAAGAAGTGA
- a CDS encoding F0F1 ATP synthase subunit epsilon: MAEMSVEVVAVERRLWSGRATFVVAQTTEGEIGIMPSHEPVLGQLVEGGVVRVTTTDGETVTAAVHGGFLSVTAEGVSILAESAELAEEIDIDAARAALSVEDEAERARASGRLRAAGQSV; this comes from the coding sequence GTGGCTGAGATGTCCGTGGAGGTTGTCGCGGTCGAGCGTCGCCTCTGGTCGGGTAGGGCCACCTTCGTGGTGGCGCAGACCACCGAGGGTGAGATCGGCATCATGCCGAGCCACGAACCGGTGCTCGGTCAGCTGGTCGAGGGTGGGGTCGTGCGAGTGACCACCACCGACGGTGAGACGGTCACCGCCGCGGTGCACGGCGGGTTCCTCTCGGTGACCGCCGAGGGGGTCAGCATCCTCGCCGAGAGCGCGGAGCTCGCCGAGGAGATCGACATCGACGCCGCGCGGGCCGCGTTGAGTGTGGAGGACGAGGCCGAACGCGCCAGAGCGAGCGGGCGCCTGCGCGCCGCCGGGCAGTCGGTCTGA
- a CDS encoding DUF2550 domain-containing protein: MVIGLLLVLLTLAGWYLLRWVRMRKLGGVSVALRWRPDRARSGWHLGIGRYRGEEFVWHRVWSLRTGPDRVFHRDYLEIADRREPIGTESYAVPADSTVLRCESDRQEPIEIAMGPGALTGFLSWLESAPPGRRIPRAS, translated from the coding sequence ATGGTCATCGGGCTCCTGCTCGTGCTGCTCACGCTCGCCGGCTGGTACCTGCTGCGATGGGTCCGGATGCGCAAACTCGGCGGGGTGAGCGTGGCCCTGCGCTGGCGGCCTGACCGCGCCCGCTCCGGCTGGCATCTCGGTATCGGCCGGTACCGCGGTGAGGAGTTCGTCTGGCACCGGGTGTGGAGCCTGCGCACCGGGCCGGACCGGGTGTTCCACCGGGACTATCTGGAGATCGCCGACCGCAGGGAGCCGATCGGCACCGAATCCTACGCCGTACCCGCCGACTCGACCGTCCTGCGCTGCGAGTCCGACCGCCAGGAGCCCATCGAGATCGCGATGGGCCCTGGCGCCCTGACCGGTTTCCTGTCCTGGCTGGAATCCGCCCCGCCCGGCCGGCGCATTCCCCGCGCCAGCTGA
- a CDS encoding glycosyl hydrolase, with product MLGYTVAALTVIASTITAPATAAPATPLCGAAFATESRGETYQEAFERVDGYYGLESVRVFYPGLPRHWPGKLDAGNRTLTVSFKADPASVTAGRHDEHFRTWFAEAPRDVDVYWSYFHEPEDNILKRGEFTAAEYRAAWRHLHELAAEAGNPRLHPTLILMNWTADPDSRLNWRDFYPGDRYIEVLAWDAYNQITGVTRKYRSAETVFGDVVRVSRQAGKPFAIAETGSALATGDDGSGRAEWLREITGYLTDRGARWVQYFDLDFTAHGHSDYRLRDRAGKAAWREFCAG from the coding sequence ATGCTGGGGTACACGGTCGCGGCCCTCACCGTCATCGCGAGCACCATCACGGCACCGGCCACGGCGGCACCCGCCACGCCGCTGTGCGGGGCCGCCTTCGCCACCGAGTCCAGGGGCGAGACCTACCAGGAGGCCTTCGAACGGGTCGACGGCTACTACGGGCTGGAGTCCGTGCGGGTCTTCTACCCCGGCCTGCCCCGGCACTGGCCGGGCAAGCTGGACGCGGGCAACCGGACACTCACGGTGTCCTTCAAGGCCGATCCGGCGAGCGTGACGGCGGGCAGGCACGACGAGCACTTCCGCACCTGGTTCGCAGAGGCGCCCCGGGACGTGGACGTCTACTGGAGCTACTTCCACGAACCGGAGGACAACATCCTGAAGCGGGGCGAGTTCACCGCGGCCGAGTACCGGGCCGCCTGGCGGCACCTGCACGAACTGGCCGCAGAGGCGGGCAATCCCCGGCTGCACCCGACGCTGATCCTGATGAACTGGACCGCGGACCCGGACTCGCGGCTGAACTGGCGGGACTTCTACCCCGGCGACCGCTATATCGAGGTGCTGGCCTGGGATGCCTACAACCAGATCACCGGGGTCACCAGGAAGTACCGCTCGGCCGAGACGGTGTTCGGCGATGTGGTCCGGGTGAGCAGGCAGGCGGGTAAGCCGTTCGCGATCGCGGAGACCGGCAGCGCGCTGGCGACCGGGGACGACGGCAGCGGCAGGGCCGAATGGCTACGGGAGATCACCGGCTACCTCACCGACCGGGGCGCGCGCTGGGTGCAGTACTTCGACCTGGACTTCACCGCACACGGTCATTCCGACTACCGCCTGCGCGACCGGGCAGGCAAGGCGGCCTGGCGCGAGTTCTGCGCCGGCTGA